In a genomic window of Shouchella clausii:
- a CDS encoding ABC transporter ATP-binding protein: protein MPAKPILEVKQLKTYFSINGGIFSRKIGEVKAVDGVTFSVREGEILGIVGESGCGKSTTGKSILRLIEPTEGEVVFNGQKVTALSAEDVRKLRRDMQMIFQDPYASLNPRHTVEKIISEPLNVHGIGTKEERKQKVAELLETVGLRPEHAKRYPHQFSGGQRQRIGIARALAVNPKLVICDEPVSALDVSVQSQILNLMERLKDEFKLTYLFIAHDLSVVKHISDRVGVMYLGRLVELADKDTLYETPKHPYTKALLSAVPVPDPDIKNERIVLTGDVPSPSNPPSGCTFHTRCPSCMDICKTKTPVWRDVGNGQFTACHLYNETNEKEMTK, encoded by the coding sequence ATGCCGGCTAAGCCGATTTTGGAAGTAAAGCAGTTAAAAACGTATTTTTCTATTAATGGGGGCATATTTTCCAGAAAAATCGGAGAAGTGAAAGCAGTAGACGGAGTGACATTTTCGGTCAGGGAAGGCGAAATTTTAGGAATTGTTGGCGAATCAGGCTGCGGAAAGTCGACGACGGGGAAGTCGATTTTGCGCTTAATCGAGCCGACGGAAGGGGAAGTCGTTTTTAACGGTCAAAAAGTGACGGCTTTGTCTGCTGAAGATGTACGAAAATTGCGCCGAGATATGCAAATGATTTTCCAAGATCCATATGCTTCCCTGAATCCACGGCACACAGTTGAAAAAATCATAAGCGAGCCTTTAAACGTACATGGCATTGGCACGAAGGAAGAACGAAAACAGAAAGTCGCAGAGCTTTTAGAAACGGTGGGCTTGCGTCCAGAACATGCAAAGCGTTACCCTCATCAGTTTAGCGGCGGCCAGCGCCAACGGATTGGTATTGCCAGGGCGCTCGCGGTAAACCCAAAACTTGTGATTTGCGATGAGCCAGTTTCCGCATTAGACGTTTCAGTGCAGTCACAAATTTTAAATTTAATGGAACGATTAAAAGACGAATTTAAGCTTACATATTTGTTTATTGCCCATGATTTAAGCGTCGTCAAGCATATCAGTGACCGTGTCGGTGTGATGTATCTTGGGCGGCTTGTCGAATTGGCGGACAAAGACACGTTATATGAGACGCCGAAGCATCCGTATACAAAAGCATTATTGTCGGCCGTTCCCGTTCCTGACCCAGACATTAAGAATGAACGGATTGTTCTTACTGGCGATGTGCCAAGCCCGTCAAATCCGCCAAGTGGCTGTACGTTCCACACGCGCTGTCCCTCGTGTATGGACATATGCAAAACAAAAACGCCTGTTTGGCGTGACGTCGGCAATGGCCAGTTTACAGCGTGCCATTTGTACAATGAAACCAACGAAAAGGAGATGACCAAATGA
- a CDS encoding ABC transporter permease, with protein sequence MFTAVFGAVELGLIYGIMALGVYLSFRILDFPDLTVDGSYVTGAAVAAIMITSGYSPLLATFCALVVGFIAGCLTGTLHTKGKINPLLSGILMMIALYSINLRIMGNSPNISLMREDSLLTIFSDWWAGLPIDNAVNGALTSIGLGAFTPSSWSILVFVIVLVLAVKLVIDFFLKTESGLALRATGDNPKMIRSLSANTDRLKIIGLGMSNAFVALAGATAAQYTKFADVNMGIGMIIIGLASVIIGEALFGKGSLVKITFAVIIGAVVYRIIIALALRVEFLEAGDLRLITAVIVICALVVPMLIEQSRNKSRKAKRLKAIQQERKEASSLASPK encoded by the coding sequence ATGTTTACCGCTGTTTTTGGAGCTGTAGAGCTCGGCTTAATTTATGGAATCATGGCGCTCGGCGTCTACTTGTCATTCCGGATTCTCGATTTTCCTGATTTGACCGTTGACGGCAGCTACGTAACAGGTGCTGCCGTTGCTGCGATTATGATCACAAGCGGCTACTCGCCATTGCTTGCTACGTTTTGTGCCCTTGTTGTCGGCTTCATCGCCGGTTGCTTAACAGGAACGCTCCATACAAAAGGGAAAATCAACCCCCTTCTATCCGGAATTTTAATGATGATTGCTTTATATTCGATTAACTTGCGAATTATGGGCAACAGCCCAAACATCTCGCTTATGCGTGAGGATTCATTGCTGACTATTTTTTCAGACTGGTGGGCAGGATTGCCGATTGACAACGCGGTCAATGGCGCCTTAACTTCGATTGGGCTAGGCGCATTTACTCCATCAAGCTGGTCGATACTTGTGTTCGTCATTGTCCTCGTCTTAGCAGTCAAGCTTGTCATTGACTTCTTTTTAAAAACGGAGTCAGGCCTTGCCTTGCGTGCAACTGGCGACAACCCGAAAATGATCCGCAGCTTATCAGCTAACACAGACCGCCTAAAAATTATTGGCCTCGGCATGTCCAATGCCTTCGTTGCACTAGCCGGTGCAACCGCGGCCCAGTATACAAAATTTGCTGACGTCAACATGGGCATTGGAATGATTATTATCGGCCTTGCTTCTGTCATTATTGGCGAAGCCCTGTTTGGCAAAGGGTCGCTCGTTAAAATTACATTTGCCGTCATTATTGGCGCTGTTGTCTACCGCATCATTATTGCACTGGCGCTTCGAGTTGAGTTTTTAGAGGCAGGCGATTTGCGGTTAATCACAGCAGTGATCGTCATTTGCGCCCTTGTTGTACCAATGCTGATCGAGCAGTCACGCAACAAAAGCCGCAAAGCAAAACGGCTTAAAGCGATTCAGCAAGAAAGAAAGGAGGCCAGCAGCCTTGCTTCGCCTAAATGA
- a CDS encoding YeeE/YedE family protein yields the protein MSVIASSQPHRDIQQNKAPALNRPQNRLVIGGLVVAAAFTLFLAFTQNIVQPLLLVIGLGLGYTLFHARFGFTSAFRRLASVGNGQAIRAHMVMLAVACSLFAPILAIGTTFFGAEATGNVSPVGVSLIVGAFLFGIGMQLGGGCASGTLYAVGGGRSVMFITLLFFIIGSTIGAAHFNFWMNDMPAAEPFSLATSTNLGYGGAWLVSLLIFGAAILLSLWIEKKRNPPKMAALPSASGWKRIFRGSWPLMAAAVALAVLNALTLLTRGSPWGVTSAFTLWGSKAADALGFNVESWGYWQGNVDALHASIFADTTTVLNFGVILGAFIASAAGGLFKFSNITAKNAAASVIGGLLMGYGARLAFGCNVGAYFSGIASFSAHGYIWGVMALGGTFLALYLRPLFGLSVPKPKDTFC from the coding sequence TTGTCTGTAATCGCATCATCGCAACCGCACCGAGACATCCAACAGAACAAAGCACCCGCTTTAAACCGCCCACAAAACCGGCTTGTCATTGGCGGCCTTGTGGTCGCGGCAGCGTTCACACTATTTTTGGCTTTTACACAAAATATTGTCCAACCGCTGCTCCTTGTCATCGGTTTAGGGCTTGGGTATACGTTGTTCCATGCTCGTTTCGGCTTTACATCGGCTTTTCGGCGCCTAGCCTCTGTCGGCAACGGCCAAGCCATCCGTGCCCATATGGTCATGCTTGCTGTTGCTTGCTCTTTATTTGCGCCGATTCTCGCAATAGGCACAACTTTCTTTGGCGCTGAGGCAACAGGCAACGTCTCGCCTGTTGGCGTCAGTTTGATTGTCGGTGCCTTTTTGTTCGGCATCGGCATGCAGCTTGGCGGCGGCTGTGCCTCAGGGACTTTGTATGCCGTTGGCGGCGGCCGTTCTGTTATGTTTATTACGCTATTATTCTTTATCATCGGCTCAACGATTGGCGCCGCACACTTTAACTTTTGGATGAACGATATGCCAGCCGCAGAACCGTTTTCCCTCGCTACGTCGACGAACCTTGGTTACGGCGGGGCTTGGCTCGTATCGTTGTTGATTTTTGGAGCCGCCATTCTGTTGTCGCTCTGGATTGAGAAAAAACGCAACCCGCCGAAAATGGCTGCTTTGCCGTCAGCAAGTGGGTGGAAACGGATTTTTCGCGGTTCGTGGCCACTTATGGCCGCTGCAGTTGCCTTAGCAGTGCTTAATGCGCTCACTCTTCTTACGCGCGGTTCGCCATGGGGTGTGACGTCAGCTTTCACGCTCTGGGGCTCAAAAGCAGCAGATGCGCTTGGATTTAATGTAGAAAGTTGGGGTTACTGGCAAGGCAACGTTGACGCGCTCCATGCGTCCATTTTCGCCGATACGACAACCGTATTGAACTTTGGCGTCATTTTAGGAGCCTTTATTGCGTCTGCCGCAGGTGGCTTATTCAAATTCTCAAACATTACCGCCAAAAATGCCGCAGCGTCCGTAATTGGCGGATTGCTTATGGGCTACGGCGCACGCCTTGCTTTTGGCTGTAACGTCGGCGCTTATTTTAGCGGTATTGCTTCCTTTAGTGCCCATGGCTATATTTGGGGGGTAATGGCACTTGGCGGTACCTTTTTGGCTCTGTATTTACGGCCTCTTTTTGGCCTTTCCGTGCCAAAACCGAAAGACACATTTTGTTAA
- a CDS encoding sulfate/molybdate ABC transporter ATP-binding protein — protein sequence MTISLNKIDKRFGNTHVLKQVDLRVEQGELLALLGPSGSGKTTLLRMIAGLEAVDAGEVWINGKHVTNVNPRKRKVGFVFQHYALFAHMTVEQNIAYGLNVLKRSERPSKAEIKSIVEQLLALVKLEGLEKRRPSELSGGQRQRVALARALAIKPEVLLLDEPFGALDAQVRKELRRWLRTLHKETGITTVFVTHDQEEALDVADKIVVMNKGEIEQAGTPTEVYEEPNSPFVYEFLGNAYPFKGISQSGKLAVAGAKWELTATDATTNGPVVGYARPHEIAVSKTYEGEEDLQVDIVSVHPVGPIVFIEAKWAGEGDTIEIQQPKKTFAQLGLSVGDKAYIRPEKLGVFQVSDYTI from the coding sequence ATGACGATCTCACTGAACAAAATTGACAAACGCTTTGGGAACACCCATGTCTTAAAGCAAGTAGATTTACGGGTAGAGCAAGGTGAACTGCTTGCTTTGCTCGGCCCGTCAGGATCGGGGAAAACAACGCTTTTGCGAATGATCGCTGGCCTTGAAGCAGTGGACGCTGGGGAAGTTTGGATCAATGGAAAACATGTCACAAACGTTAATCCAAGAAAACGAAAAGTGGGATTCGTGTTCCAGCATTATGCATTATTTGCCCATATGACCGTTGAGCAAAACATTGCCTATGGCTTGAATGTATTAAAACGATCGGAACGGCCAAGCAAAGCAGAGATTAAAAGCATTGTCGAACAGCTGCTGGCGCTTGTCAAGCTAGAAGGACTTGAAAAGCGCCGCCCATCAGAGCTTTCTGGCGGCCAGCGCCAACGAGTCGCCCTTGCCCGGGCGCTGGCGATTAAGCCTGAAGTGCTGTTGCTTGATGAGCCATTTGGCGCCCTTGATGCCCAAGTGCGGAAAGAACTAAGGCGCTGGCTAAGGACGTTGCACAAAGAAACAGGGATTACGACTGTGTTTGTCACACACGACCAAGAAGAAGCGCTAGATGTTGCAGATAAAATTGTCGTGATGAATAAAGGCGAGATTGAACAGGCTGGCACGCCAACGGAAGTATATGAGGAGCCAAACAGCCCGTTCGTTTACGAATTCCTAGGCAATGCCTATCCGTTTAAAGGCATTAGCCAATCTGGGAAATTAGCCGTTGCCGGCGCCAAGTGGGAGCTTACTGCAACCGATGCTACCACAAATGGGCCAGTCGTTGGCTATGCTCGTCCCCATGAAATCGCTGTTTCCAAAACGTATGAAGGCGAAGAGGATTTGCAAGTTGATATTGTTTCCGTCCATCCTGTAGGGCCAATTGTATTTATTGAAGCAAAGTGGGCTGGAGAAGGCGATACGATTGAGATTCAGCAACCTAAAAAAACATTTGCGCAATTGGGGCTTTCTGTCGGTGATAAAGCGTACATTCGACCAGAAAAACTAGGCGTCTTCCAAGTAAGCGATTATACCATTTAG
- a CDS encoding ABC transporter substrate-binding protein: MKKAKMPLFSAALLAVFVLGACGGDETGTDGNGTGEQNNNGGEESSSGGTLIFARGGDSQSLDYASVTDGESSRVTKQIYETLIEFADDSFELEPGLAKDWDVDDDGLRYVFYLQEGVTFHDGTPFNADAVKTNFERWADPDHQYAFTDEGYSYSVYGTQFGGFKGDEGHVIEEINVISDYEVEFILSKPLGSFLQNMGMSYFAITSPAALEEYGADIDENPVGTGPFKFVSWTKDASIVLEKNEDYWQDGLPKLDGVTFQVIPDNSARLTALQSGEIDLMDGLAPDDAAMIEGQAGLTTFERTPNNVGYLGFNIEKEPFDDVRVRQAINHAIDKNEIINNIYGGLAEPAANAVPKDYLGHNDDVVAYEYDMDKAKELLEEAGYGDGFEFDLWTMPVSRPYMPDPEQAAVVIQDALSELNITANIVTKEWATYLEEIELGYQDMFMLGWSGVNGDPDYFLGSLLSTDGIPGSNQMFFSHEEVDALLAEAKTTIDPEERAALYEEAQLIIHEEAPMVPLVHAIPALAGVDTISGYVPHPSTSESLKHVEISN, translated from the coding sequence ATGAAAAAAGCAAAAATGCCTCTTTTCTCTGCGGCGTTGTTAGCCGTCTTTGTCCTTGGTGCATGCGGAGGCGATGAAACAGGCACAGATGGAAATGGAACTGGGGAACAAAACAACAACGGCGGTGAAGAAAGCAGCAGCGGGGGCACGCTTATTTTTGCCCGTGGCGGCGACTCGCAAAGCCTTGATTATGCTTCGGTTACAGACGGGGAATCGTCCCGTGTGACCAAACAAATTTATGAAACGCTGATTGAATTTGCCGATGATTCATTTGAACTGGAGCCAGGGCTTGCTAAAGATTGGGACGTTGATGACGATGGGCTCCGTTATGTGTTCTATTTACAAGAAGGCGTTACGTTTCACGATGGCACGCCATTTAACGCTGATGCGGTGAAAACAAATTTTGAGCGCTGGGCTGACCCAGACCATCAGTATGCCTTTACCGATGAGGGGTACAGTTACAGTGTATACGGCACTCAGTTCGGCGGTTTTAAAGGCGATGAAGGCCATGTGATTGAGGAAATTAACGTCATTAGTGATTATGAAGTCGAGTTTATCCTGTCCAAACCCCTTGGTTCATTTTTACAAAACATGGGAATGAGCTATTTTGCGATAACATCTCCAGCAGCCCTTGAAGAATATGGCGCTGATATTGATGAAAATCCAGTTGGTACAGGGCCGTTCAAATTTGTCAGTTGGACAAAAGACGCGAGCATTGTCCTCGAGAAAAATGAAGATTATTGGCAGGATGGCTTGCCAAAACTAGATGGCGTCACTTTCCAAGTGATCCCTGATAACTCAGCGCGCTTAACAGCGCTCCAATCTGGCGAAATTGATTTAATGGATGGCCTTGCCCCTGATGATGCCGCCATGATTGAAGGACAAGCAGGATTAACAACGTTTGAACGGACGCCAAACAACGTTGGCTATCTAGGATTCAACATAGAAAAAGAGCCATTTGATGATGTCCGCGTACGCCAGGCTATTAACCACGCCATTGATAAAAACGAAATTATTAATAATATTTACGGTGGATTGGCAGAGCCTGCTGCCAATGCTGTACCGAAAGACTACCTTGGCCACAATGATGACGTTGTCGCCTATGAATATGATATGGATAAAGCAAAAGAATTGCTCGAAGAAGCTGGTTATGGCGATGGATTTGAATTTGATTTGTGGACGATGCCGGTGAGCCGCCCTTACATGCCTGATCCTGAACAGGCAGCGGTGGTGATCCAAGATGCCCTGAGTGAATTAAACATTACCGCTAATATCGTTACAAAAGAATGGGCAACGTACCTTGAGGAAATCGAGCTTGGCTATCAAGATATGTTCATGCTTGGCTGGTCTGGCGTTAATGGCGACCCTGATTATTTCCTCGGCAGCTTGTTGTCTACAGACGGTATTCCTGGCAGCAACCAAATGTTTTTTAGCCATGAAGAAGTCGATGCCTTGTTAGCGGAAGCAAAGACGACGATTGATCCAGAGGAGCGGGCAGCATTGTACGAAGAAGCGCAATTGATTATTCATGAGGAAGCGCCAATGGTGCCTCTTGTCCACGCCATTCCTGCGCTCGCTGGCGTCGACACCATTTCCGGCTATGTTCCGCACCCGTCAACAAGCGAGAGCTTGAAACATGTAGAAATTTCAAATTAG
- a CDS encoding ABC transporter ATP-binding protein: MLRLNDVYKVFNEGSVDEKMALQSINLTLEEGDFVTVIGSNGAGKSTLMNLIAGHLAPDVGTIDINEKNVTNFPEHERAKLIGRVFQDPQAGTAPSMTIEENMAMAYSRAKRRSFFRIGVTKNRRAFFQEQLASLGMGLEDRLTAKVGFLSGGERQALSLLMATFTNPSILLLDEHTAALDPSRAELITDKTREIVSKTKLTTLMVTHNMQQALDLGNRLIMMDKGQVIFEATAAEKRKLTVEKLLSEFQKIRGGQFADDRAVLS, translated from the coding sequence TTGCTTCGCCTAAATGATGTTTATAAAGTCTTCAACGAAGGCTCTGTCGATGAAAAAATGGCGCTCCAGTCAATCAATCTCACGCTGGAAGAAGGCGACTTTGTTACTGTGATCGGCAGCAACGGCGCCGGCAAATCAACATTGATGAATTTAATTGCTGGCCACCTGGCGCCTGATGTCGGCACGATTGACATTAACGAAAAAAATGTCACCAATTTCCCTGAACACGAACGGGCTAAACTAATTGGCCGTGTGTTCCAGGACCCGCAAGCAGGCACAGCTCCTTCGATGACGATTGAGGAAAACATGGCGATGGCGTACAGCCGCGCCAAAAGGCGCTCGTTTTTCCGGATCGGGGTAACCAAAAACAGGCGCGCTTTTTTCCAGGAACAACTTGCCTCGCTAGGCATGGGCTTAGAAGACCGTTTAACCGCTAAAGTCGGATTTCTGTCAGGTGGAGAACGGCAAGCGTTGTCGCTTTTGATGGCGACTTTTACAAACCCGTCAATTTTATTGCTAGATGAACATACGGCTGCACTCGATCCATCCCGGGCCGAACTGATTACAGATAAAACACGGGAAATTGTTAGCAAAACAAAATTAACAACACTGATGGTCACCCATAATATGCAGCAAGCATTGGATCTTGGCAACCGGTTGATTATGATGGACAAAGGACAGGTTATTTTTGAGGCAACAGCAGCCGAAAAGCGGAAACTGACCGTCGAAAAGCTGCTAAGTGAATTCCAAAAAATTCGCGGCGGCCAATTTGCCGATGATCGGGCCGTTTTAAGTTGA
- a CDS encoding ABC transporter substrate-binding protein translates to MRKHLLLTVALTSIAGLLVACGSTEQSGEAGGERVEIGIVQYADHPSLDQATEGFRAALEDSALNVKFDENNANGDANTLQTIADKLIGNEVDLVFANATPAAQIMASSITEVPILFTSVTDPVGAQLVDSLEEPGGNVSGTVDFHPEAIEKSIALMDEEFDLERIGMVYNAGEQNSQHQVNLAKEAAEARGMSIVEATVQTSADVQTATESLIGEIDALYIITDNDVVAGLDAVIGVAEREQLPLFVGEIDSVEAGGLAGFGFSYYDIGYKAGEMAVEILNDGADVSTMSVELPPELNLVFNRGAAERMGIKWQDNWEELADDVIDE, encoded by the coding sequence ATGAGAAAACATCTTTTATTGACGGTTGCACTTACATCTATAGCTGGCCTTCTTGTTGCCTGCGGAAGCACAGAGCAATCAGGCGAAGCGGGAGGAGAACGTGTGGAAATTGGCATTGTCCAGTACGCTGACCACCCTTCATTGGACCAAGCAACAGAAGGGTTCCGCGCAGCGCTTGAGGACTCAGCGCTTAACGTAAAATTTGACGAAAACAACGCGAACGGAGATGCCAATACGTTGCAAACGATCGCTGACAAGCTTATTGGCAACGAAGTTGACCTTGTATTTGCCAATGCTACGCCAGCAGCACAGATTATGGCCTCTTCGATAACGGAAGTCCCTATTCTGTTTACTTCTGTTACGGACCCTGTAGGGGCTCAACTCGTCGATTCATTAGAAGAGCCAGGGGGAAATGTGTCAGGCACGGTTGACTTCCATCCAGAAGCAATTGAAAAATCGATCGCATTAATGGATGAAGAGTTCGACCTCGAACGGATTGGCATGGTCTATAATGCTGGCGAGCAAAACTCGCAACACCAAGTGAACCTTGCCAAAGAAGCTGCTGAAGCTAGGGGAATGTCCATTGTTGAGGCAACTGTGCAAACGTCTGCTGACGTGCAAACGGCAACAGAAAGCTTAATTGGCGAAATCGACGCCCTTTATATCATTACCGATAATGATGTTGTTGCTGGATTAGATGCCGTCATCGGCGTCGCTGAAAGGGAGCAATTGCCGTTATTTGTTGGCGAAATCGACTCTGTCGAAGCAGGAGGGCTTGCTGGTTTTGGCTTTTCTTATTACGACATTGGCTACAAAGCAGGAGAAATGGCCGTTGAGATTTTAAATGATGGAGCCGATGTAAGCACGATGTCCGTTGAGCTGCCACCAGAACTCAATTTAGTGTTTAACCGCGGTGCGGCGGAACGAATGGGAATTAAATGGCAAGACAATTGGGAAGAGCTTGCTGATGATGTCATCGATGAGTAA
- a CDS encoding ABC transporter ATP-binding protein, which yields MEQVVLELKDLQTTFQSGKTAVPAVDGVSLHVRKGEVLGIVGESGCGKSVTSLSIMQLIPSPPGKIAGGEILYKGENIAKAKAKRMKRVRGKEISMIFQEPMTSLNPLFTIGNQLIEAIRNHNKISKKEARAKAIQLVRDVGIPRAEEIIHEYPHQLSGGMRQRIMIAMAMSCDPEVLIADEPTTALDVTIQAQILDLMKSLNEQKGMAILLITHDLGVVADICHRVVVMYAGQVVEEGTVRTILKQPKHPYTQGLIRSLPKLTERKQQLYSIPGTVPQPGAIKQGCRFAERCEFAFEACFQKNPALLELEDGHACRCLLYEGGNEDAG from the coding sequence ATGGAACAAGTGGTGTTAGAGCTTAAAGATTTGCAGACAACGTTCCAGTCTGGCAAAACAGCCGTTCCTGCAGTAGACGGCGTCAGCCTTCATGTCCGAAAAGGGGAAGTGTTAGGGATTGTCGGTGAATCTGGCTGCGGCAAAAGCGTAACGTCGCTGTCGATTATGCAGTTAATTCCGAGTCCGCCTGGAAAAATTGCCGGTGGCGAAATCCTCTATAAAGGCGAAAACATTGCCAAAGCAAAGGCCAAGCGAATGAAACGTGTAAGAGGAAAAGAAATCTCAATGATTTTCCAAGAGCCGATGACGTCCCTTAACCCTCTGTTTACAATTGGAAACCAACTGATTGAGGCGATTCGCAACCATAACAAAATCAGCAAAAAAGAAGCCCGTGCCAAAGCGATTCAACTAGTACGCGATGTCGGCATACCGCGAGCGGAGGAAATCATTCATGAGTATCCCCACCAGCTTTCAGGCGGAATGCGGCAGCGGATTATGATTGCGATGGCAATGTCTTGCGATCCAGAAGTGCTTATTGCAGATGAACCGACAACGGCGCTCGATGTCACGATACAAGCGCAAATTCTGGATTTAATGAAATCGTTGAATGAACAAAAAGGAATGGCGATTTTGCTCATTACCCATGACTTAGGCGTTGTTGCCGACATTTGCCACCGGGTCGTTGTCATGTATGCTGGACAAGTCGTGGAAGAAGGGACTGTGCGGACGATTTTAAAACAGCCGAAACATCCGTATACACAGGGACTTATCCGTTCGCTGCCAAAGCTTACAGAGCGAAAACAGCAATTGTATTCGATTCCAGGCACTGTCCCACAGCCAGGAGCAATTAAACAAGGTTGCCGTTTTGCTGAACGCTGCGAATTTGCTTTTGAGGCCTGTTTTCAGAAAAATCCAGCGCTTCTTGAGCTAGAGGACGGCCATGCTTGCCGTTGTTTGCTATACGAAGGAGGCAACGAAGATGCCGGCTAA
- a CDS encoding ABC transporter permease yields MLAYAIRRVLLLIPVLFGMTLVTFSIIQLIPGNPAQTILGEQATPQAIAALEEQLGLNEPFWVQYGVYISDLLSGDLGVSLRTNNDIAQEMWPYLAGTLELTVFAMLFAIFVGVNAGIISAWKQNSIFDYTSMVIALIGVSMPVFWLALMEQWFFAQELGWFPAFGRNNPREPVEAITHLYILDAALTGNWQQLGTTLKHLVLPMVALGTIPMAIIARMTRSSMLEVLRSDYIRTVQAKGSNQSVVIYKHALKNAFIPVITVVGLQAGTLLGGAILTETIFSWPGIGRYIYDAISYRDYPVIQSGILVIAFIFVCINLVVDLLYAAIDPRIKYD; encoded by the coding sequence ATGTTGGCGTACGCGATCCGCCGGGTTCTTTTGCTTATACCGGTTCTCTTTGGCATGACGCTTGTGACATTTTCGATTATCCAGCTCATTCCTGGGAACCCAGCGCAAACGATTTTAGGGGAACAAGCAACGCCGCAAGCAATTGCAGCACTTGAAGAGCAGCTTGGCTTAAATGAGCCGTTTTGGGTGCAATATGGCGTTTACATATCCGATTTGCTATCAGGCGACTTAGGGGTTTCCCTTAGGACGAATAATGACATTGCCCAAGAAATGTGGCCGTATTTGGCCGGAACATTAGAGTTAACGGTTTTTGCGATGTTGTTTGCGATTTTTGTTGGCGTCAACGCCGGAATTATTAGCGCCTGGAAGCAAAACTCGATTTTTGACTATACAAGCATGGTTATCGCACTGATTGGCGTTTCCATGCCCGTCTTCTGGCTCGCATTAATGGAACAATGGTTTTTTGCCCAGGAGCTTGGCTGGTTTCCAGCTTTTGGCCGCAACAATCCTCGTGAACCGGTTGAAGCGATCACACATCTGTATATTTTAGATGCAGCATTGACTGGGAATTGGCAGCAATTGGGGACGACGCTCAAACACTTAGTCTTGCCAATGGTTGCCCTTGGCACCATTCCGATGGCGATTATTGCGAGGATGACCCGTTCAAGCATGCTTGAAGTGCTCCGGTCTGATTATATTCGCACTGTCCAAGCAAAAGGGTCGAACCAGTCTGTTGTCATCTACAAACATGCCTTGAAAAACGCCTTTATTCCTGTCATCACAGTTGTCGGTTTACAAGCGGGCACTCTGTTAGGTGGTGCGATTTTAACGGAGACGATATTCAGTTGGCCAGGGATTGGACGCTACATTTATGACGCCATTTCATACCGGGATTATCCGGTCATTCAATCAGGGATTCTTGTGATCGCCTTCATTTTTGTTTGTATTAATTTAGTGGTTGATTTGCTTTATGCCGCCATTGACCCGCGGATTAAATATGATTAG
- the cysW gene encoding sulfate ABC transporter permease subunit CysW, with the protein MNSCKTWSQHILIIVAFLFLGAFLLLPLIVIFAGAFSQGLTVFLAAITEPAARSAIQLTLLVTVITVPLQLLFGLSAAWLLTKFRFRGRQLLITLIEVPFAVSPVIAGLVFILLYGVHGFFGEWLQAQGFQIIFAVPGIVLATMFVTLPFIARELIPLMEAQGSEAEEASLTLGAGGWRTFWHVTLPAIKWGLLYGVILCSARAIGEFGAVSVVSGRIRGQTNTMPLHIEILYNEYQFTASFAVAALMSLFALVTIGVKQWVEWRQKRRSYDDLTEQN; encoded by the coding sequence ATAAACAGCTGCAAAACGTGGAGCCAACACATATTAATCATTGTCGCTTTTTTGTTTTTAGGTGCTTTTTTATTACTCCCGCTTATCGTCATTTTTGCAGGGGCGTTTTCACAAGGGCTAACGGTGTTTTTGGCAGCGATTACTGAGCCTGCCGCACGTTCAGCGATTCAGCTTACACTGCTTGTGACCGTGATTACCGTGCCGTTGCAACTGTTGTTCGGCTTGTCGGCAGCGTGGCTACTAACAAAGTTCCGTTTTCGTGGAAGGCAGTTGCTCATCACCTTAATTGAAGTTCCTTTTGCTGTGTCGCCAGTTATTGCCGGTCTAGTGTTTATTTTGTTATATGGTGTTCACGGCTTTTTTGGCGAATGGCTTCAAGCACAAGGTTTCCAAATCATTTTCGCCGTCCCAGGCATTGTGCTGGCCACGATGTTTGTGACATTGCCTTTTATTGCAAGGGAACTCATTCCGTTAATGGAAGCACAAGGTTCTGAAGCGGAAGAAGCTTCGCTCACACTTGGAGCAGGCGGATGGCGGACATTTTGGCATGTCACGCTTCCCGCCATTAAATGGGGGCTTTTATATGGCGTCATTCTATGCAGCGCCCGGGCGATAGGCGAATTTGGTGCTGTATCAGTTGTGTCTGGGCGCATTCGGGGACAAACAAATACAATGCCTTTACATATTGAGATTTTGTACAATGAATACCAATTTACTGCTTCTTTTGCAGTAGCGGCGCTCATGTCGCTATTTGCGCTCGTTACAATTGGCGTTAAACAATGGGTAGAGTGGCGGCAAAAAAGGAGGAGCTATGACGATCTCACTGAACAAAATTGA